The Mesoterricola silvestris sequence GATCACATCCATGGGCAGGAGCGGATGGATCAGGGACCAGCCGTCCAGGACCGAATCCCCGGAGACGCGCTCCAGGAGGTGCGCCGGCATCTCCACCCGGCACCCCTGGGTGCCCAGGTCCAGGAGGCTGATGGTGCTGGGGGCGCCGCCGCCGGCGCGCACGCTGGCCTTGCACCGGTTCTTCACAGAAACGCGATCATTCTTCTTGCCGACCATGGCATGGCTCCCACGCCGGCGGAGCCGGCCAGGTTGTTGGAATCGCCCGCGGCGGGGGACTCGACGCCCCGGCCTCTTGGCTGGTTCCAGTGTCGGGCCGGGCGGGCCATCGGCGCAAACGAATGTAACTGATGGCTATAATCGAAAAATTCGATGACTACCTGGGGCCCGGTCCTTGCACTTGGCGGCTGGCGCGCAGGATGGCCTGGAAGACCCCCTCCACCACGTCCGGATCCAGGCCTTCCGCCCGGGCCCAGTCCCGCCGGTCCCGCAACAGGGACGCCTCCCGGCCCGGATCCAGGACGGGGGCGCCCAGCGCGGCCTTGGCCCGGCCCGCGCGGCGGCTGAGCTCGGCCCTGCGGGCCAGGAGTTCCACCAGTTCGCGGTCCAGGTCGTCGATGCGGGCCCGGGCCTCCACCAGCGCCGGGGACCGCTGGCCCAGGTCGGGAAGGGAGGCCGGGGCCGGCACCTCGCCCCCGCCCCCGGGCCCGGCCAGGCCCTGGTCGATGGCCTGCAGGGCCTGCAGCAGCTTGGACCGGGCCTCCCCGGCGAAGGGGTTGAGGTTCTGGATGGAGGTGAAGAGGTGGCTGGCGTCCTCCCGCACCGCGTCCAGGGTGCGCTGGATGGCGTGGAAGGAGGGCGGCGCGAAGGGCAGGTCCGCCCCGGCCCCCATCTCCAGCAGCCCCTTGGCAAGGAAGAAGGTCAGGGCGTGGGTGCTGGCCATGAGCCGGTCGTGGTCCTCCGCGCTCTGCTCCAGCACCTCGCAGCCCAGGCTCCGGAAGAGCCCCGTCACCCGGTCCGCCGCGGCCCGGTGGCCGGGCACGGCGCACACCACCGTGCGCAGCGGCCGCTCGGCGCGGGCCAGGCTCACGGGCCCGAAGAGGGGGTGGACGCCCACGTGGGGCCCCTGGAGGCGCTCGGCCATCCATTTCGCGGGAAGCACCTTGACGCTGGCCACGTCGAAGACGATCTGCCCCGGCCCCACCAGGGGCGCCACCCGGTCCAGGGCCTCCGGCAGGGCCCCCACGGGCACCGCCAGGGCGAGGAACTCCGAGGCCGCCACCAGGGTCTCCAGGTCCGGTGCGCGGTACTCCGCCGGCACGGGCGCTACGGGGTCCAGGGCCCGGTAGGCGCAGCCCCCCTCCTCCAGCAGCCCCCCCAGGGCCTGACCGAACTTCCCGTAGCCCAGAATGCCGATTCGCACCGCGCCGCCTCCAGGGCCATTGTGACCTAGGAGGGCCGCAAGGCGAAGGGCGGCGCCGTCCCTGGGGACGGGCCGCCCTCCTGCGGGGGGTTGATCTACGGGGTCTTCTTCCCCGGCTTCCGGGGCGCGGGTGCGGGGGTGTCCTGGACCTGGGTCTCCTGCTTGCGCACTTCGACCCGGGCGTCGGCCACCTGCACATCGATCTCCACGCGGCGGTTCTTGGCCTGGCCTTCCTTGGTGGCGTTGTCGGCGATGGGCTTGTCGGGGCCCACGCCCACGGTGGTGATGCGGCCGGCGGGGATGCCGGCTTCCGCCAGGATCCTGGCCACGGCGTCGGCACGGCGCTTGCCCAGGGAGATGTTCAGGGCCTTGCCGCCCACGGAGGAGGTGTGGCCGCTCACCACCAGCTTGTAGTCGCCGGGGTAGGCCTTGAGGCCCTCGGCCACCTTGCGCACGGCGGCGTTGCCCTCGGCGTCGATGTCCACCTTGCCGTTGGCGAAGTGCAGCATCGCCTCATCCAGCACGATCCGGGCGGGGGGCGGCGGAGGCGGGGGCGGGGGCGGCGGAACGGGCTTGGCCTCTTCCTTGGGCGGCTCGGGGGCCGGCGGCGGCGGGGGAGGCGGAGGGGGCGGTTCAGGCTTGGCCACCGGCTCGGGAGCGGGGGGCGGAGGCGGGGCGGGAACGGCCTTGCGGGCGCCGCCCCAGGTGTAGCCGATGCCCGCCAGGGCGAGCATCTCGCTGGAGTGGCCGCCATTGACGGAGACCCGCAGGGCCTTGATATCCCCCTGGAAGATGATCCGGTCGGTGAGGTGGGCCATGAGGCCGAACCCGGCGTGGAAATTCACCTTGTTCTTGTCGCCGTCCACCAGGGGCGCGTGCATGCGGGTCATGCCCGTGCCCGCCGCCAGGTAGGGATACCAGTTGGGGGCCCCCGGATTCAGGTTGTACAGGGCCGAAACCAGGCCCTGGTACTCGTGGGTGGCGGAATTCGTGGCGCGCACGTCCTGATTCGTCCGCAGGGCCTTCAGGTCCAGGGACCAGGTGTCCGAGAACCAGTGTCCCGCGCCCAGCCCGAAGGTCGGGCCATCGTTGAAGTAGTTCGCGACCTTGCGGAAGGCCGCGCCCCCCTGGATGGTCCCGTAGGACTGCCCCTCCTGGGCCATGAGGCCGACCGCCGATGCGGCCAGAAGGAAGACAAGGGCTTTCCGCATATCGCCTCCTCGGATGAATGACTTAAATCATCATACAACGCCTGCGCCCTGCGCATCGACCTTCAACGGCCGGTGAGGCGTTCCAGGGGGGCGGGGTACCGGTCCCCCCGCACGTCCATGGCCTTGGCCGCGGCCTCGATCTCGGCGAGGTCGCCGGCGCCGAGCTCCAGATCGGCGGCCCCCAGGTTCTCCTCCAGGCGCGCCGCCTTGGTGGTGCCGGGGATGGGCACGATCCAGGGCTTCTGGGCCAGCAGCCACGCCAGGGCCACCTGGGCGGGACTGGCGTGCCGGGGGGCGCCGATGCGGCCCAGCAGATCCACCAGGGCCTGGTTGGCCCTGCGGGCCTCCTCGGTGAACCGCGGCAGGTTGTTGCGGAAGTCCCCCTCGGCGAAGGTGGTCCGGTGGTCCATCGCCCCGGTGAGGAAGCCACGTCCCAGCGGGCTGTAGGGCACCAGTCCGATGCCCAGCTCCTCCAGGACGGGAAGGATCTTCCCTTCCAGGCGGCGCTCCCAGATGGAGTACTCGCTCTGCAGCGCGGTCACCGGCTGCACCGCGTGGGCCCGGCGGATCGTGGCCGCGGAAGCCTCGGAGAGGCCGAAGTGCCGGACCTTGCCCGCCTGGATCAGGTCCTTCACGGCCCCGGCCACGTCCTCGATGGGCACGGCCGGGTCCACCCGGTGCTGGTAGAACAGATCGATGACGTCGGTGCGAAGCCGCCGGAGGGAGGCCTCGGCCACCCTGCGGATGTTCTCCGGCCGGCTGTCCAGGGCCGGTCCGCCGTCCACCGCCGGCTGGCCGATGCCGAAACCGAACTTGGTGGCGATGACGACCTTGGCCCGCAGGGGCTGGAGGGCTTCGCCCACCAGCTCCTCGTTGGTGTAGGGTCCGTACACCTCCGCGGTGTCGAAGAAGGTGACCCCGCGGTCCACGGCGGACCGCAGCAGCCCGATCATGGCGGCCCGGTCCGGAAAGGGACCGTAGCCATGGGTCATGCCCATGCAGCCCAGGCCCAGGGCCGAAACCTCGAGGTTCCCGATTTTCCGTTTGCGCATCTTCAGCTCCTCAGGGACGCGATATCGATGACGAAGCGGTACTTCACGTCGCTCTTGAGCATGCGCTCGTACGCCTCGTTGATGTCCTGCATGCGGATCACCTCCACCTCGGAGGTGATGCCGTGCTGGCCGCAGAAATCCAGCATTTCCTGGGTCTCCCGGATCCCGCCGATGAGCGAGCCCGCCACGGACTTGCGGCCGAGGATCATGGGCACCGTGTTGAGGGCCGGTTCCAGGCCGCCCAGGTAGCCCACCAGCACCAGGGTGCCGCTGGGGGCCAGGGTGGGCACGTAGGGATTCAGGTCGTGGAGGCTGGGGACGGTGTCGAGGATGAGATCGAAGCGGCCCGCCACCCCCGCCATCTGCGCGGGGTCCGTGGAAAGCACGATGTGATCGGCGCCCATGCGCCGGGCGTCCTCCTCCTTCCCCCGGGAGCGGGTGAAGAGGGTGACCTCCGCCCCCAGGGCCTTGGCCAGCTTCAGGGCCATGTGCCCCAGGCCCCCCAGCCCCACCACGGCCACGCGGCTGCCCTTGCCCGCCTTCCAGTGGCGCAGGGGCGACCAGGTGGTGATGCCCGCGCACAGGAGCGGCGCGGCGCCCTTGAGGTCCAGCCCGTCGGGGATGCGCAGCACGAAGGCGTCGGAAACCACGATGCGCTCGGAGTAGCCGCCCTGGGTGGGCGTGTGGTCGTGGCGGTCCACGCCGCCGTAGGTGCCGGTGAAGTCCCCGCAGTACTGCTCGTCCCCCTCCTGGCAGGGCGTGCAATGGCGGCAGGAATCCACCAGGCAGCCCACCCCCACGGTGTCCCCCGCCTTGAACTTCGTCACCCGGGGCCCCACCTCCACCACCCGGCCGACGATCTCATGCCCGGGAACGATGGGGTACGTGGACCAGCCCCAGTCGTTGCGGGCGGTGTGCAGATCGGAGTGGCAGACGCCGCAGTAGAGGATCTCGATGACCACGTCGTCGGGACGGGGATCCCGGCGGTCGAAGCGGTAGGGGACGAGGGCGTCCGTGGGGGACGTGGCGGCATAGGCGCGGACGTTGGTGGGCATGGATTCCTCCTGGAAATCCCCGGGGTGCGTGCGGGGGATGCCAGCCAGTTTAAAAACGACCGGCCCGGACGGGTTGCCCAAAGATGCGGACTTTTTGCCCGATTCTCCGGAGTCGCCCCCGTTTTCCGAATGAATCGGGGGAGAATGACGCAAGGGAGGCGAGCATGGCTTCGTTCGGCGAATGGCTGGAGGAAAAGCGCACCGAAGGTTTGGGGAAGGGGTTCTCGCTCCTGCTCATCGCCGCCGGGGTGCTGGGACTGGGCTGGCTGGGCGTGCGCGCCTTCTCCGGGGGCGGCGGCGCCGATGCGCGATTCGTGGGCCGCAACGTGGCGGGCCTCGCCCTGCGGGACGCCGAAGGCCGCACCCGCACCCTGGGGGAATTCTCCGGCCAGGTGGTGGTGCTGGATTTCTGGGCCACCTGGTGCCCGCCCTGCCGCATGAGCCTGCCGGAACTGGCCGCCCTCCAGCAGGCCCAGGGCCCCGCCTACGCCGTGGTGCCCGTCTCCCTGGACCGCGGCGGCTTCGGGGCGGTCACCCCCTTCTTCGCCTCCAACCCGTCCATGGCCCTCACGGCCATGGTCCCCGCCGACCCGGCCGGCCTGGCCAAGGCCGTGGGCGAGATCGAAGCCATCCCCACGACCCTCATCGTCGACCGCAACGGCAAGGTGGCCAGCGCCTGGATGGGCTACACCCCCGGCCGCCTGGACCAGGAACTGAAGGCGGCGCTGGGAAAGTAGCCCGCGGTCCCATTCATGATTCAAATGGCTTTTTTATTGTAAATATTAGAGTTGGAATGCGGCAGGAAAGCCGCTAGCATCCCCTTGCCGTCCCTGGGACCCACCCCGATGGGTGGGCCTTGAACCGGGAGGCCATTTCAGATTCCCATTCAGGAGAAGCCATGCGTTCACCGTTTTTCATCGGGAGGGCCCTCGCCCTCGCCGTTCCCGCCCTCGCCCTGGCCGCCGCGCCGTCCACGCCCCGGGAGGCCCAGGCCGCCCGGATCTGGCGCGACAGCTTCGGCGGAAAGCCCACCCCCGGCGCCGAGGTGCTGGGGGATGCCAGCGCCTGGAACGCCTTCTGGCGGAGCCAGAACCGGGACACCCCCGCCTTCGATTTCACCGGCGCCGTGGCCGTGGTGGCCTACGGCGGCGAGAAGGCCACCGGCGGCTACGCCGTGGACTTCCTGGAACCCACCCCGCAGGGCAATGACCTGGTGGTCACCTGGCAGGTGGTGCCGCCCCCTGCGGATGCCATGGTGCCCCAGGTCCTCACCCGCCCCTGGGCGGTGCGGGCCTTCCCGAGGCCCACGGGCGGCGTGATCGTGAAGCAGGTGAACGCCGACTGACCCGGGGCGGTATCCTGGACCGGAAGGTTGGCGCTTGAAAGGTCTCGTCCGGTCCAAGGGGTTTTCGCTGTTCATCGCCGCCATGGCCGCGATGCCCCCGCTCAGCATCGATCTGATCCTGCCGGCCCTGGTGCTGATGGCCGGCGCGCTGGGGGCTTCGCCGGCCCGGGTGGGACTGGCCATCAGCTTGTTCCTCCTGGGCTTCGCCTCGTCGCAACTGGTCCTGGGGCCCCTTTCCGATCGGGTCGGCCGCCGCCCCGTCCTGTTGGGCTCCTGCCTCCTCTTCGCCGCGGCCGGGCTGGGTTGCGCCCTGGCGGGCTCCCTCCCCGTGCTGCTGGCCCTGCGCCTGGCCCAGGGGGTCGCGGCCGGCGGCTGCAACGTCGTCATTTTCGCCGTGGTGCGGGATCTGTTCGAAGGCGACGAGGTGCGCCGGAAACTGGCCACGGCCAATGCCCTGCTGGGCCTGGCGCCCATGGCGGCGCCGGCCCTGGGGGCCCTCCTGCTGGGGGCGTTCGGCTGGCGGGGCATGTTCGCCGCCCTGGGAGGGGGCGGCCTCCTCCTGCTCGCGGCCTGCGCCCTGCTGCTGGAGGAGTCCATCGGCGGCCGCCGGCGCCGGGTGGGCGCCGGCCAGCTGGCGCGGGGCTACCTGGAAGTCCTGGCGGCGCGGCCGGTGCTGGGCTGCACCCTGGTCGCCGGATTGAGCTTCGGCATGCTCCAAGCCCACGTCATCGGGTCCAGCGTCCTGTTCATGAGCTTCCTGCACCTGAGCCCCCGGGCCTATGCCCTGGTGTTCTCCGTCATCGCCTCGGGGCAGATCCTGGGGGCGCTGGCGTCCGGGCAATTCGCCCGCCTTGGCTACGATCATGTGCGGACCCTGCTGGCCGGCATCCTGTTGGGCCTGACGGGCAGCTTGGTCTTCCTGGCCCTGGGCATGGCCGGAAGGCTTTCCGTGGCCACCGCGGCGCCCGCCCTGTTCCTGGTGACCACCGCCCTGGGCCTGATCACGCCCACCGCCGCCCACGGCGTGCTGGCCCCCATGGCCCGCATGGCCGGCACGGCCTCCGCCGTCCTGGGTTGCATCCGCATGTCCGGCGGCGCCCTGGCCTCGGCCCTGGTTTCCCTCACCACCCACGGCACGCCCGCGGGCATGGCGGGCGTGATGCTGGTCTGCTCGGGCGGGGCCTTGGCTGTTTGGATGCTGTTCCTGAAGCCCTCCGGCGCCCGGGAGGCGGATCCGGGGGTTTCCCTGGAAGCCTGACCGGGCGATCCAGCCCGTGTACCGTCGCGTCAGCCGCGCGGGCCTCCCAGCACCTCCCGGACCTTCCTGCGCAGCTGATCCGTGGAGAAGGGCTTCTGCAGGAAGGGCAGCCCCTCCTCCAGCACCCCGTGGCGGAGGATGGCGTCGTTGGTGTAGCCGGAAAGGAAGAGCACCTTGATCCCCGGATGCCGCTTCGCCACCCATTCGGAAAGCTCCCGCCCGTTCATGCCGGGCATGATCACGTCAGTGACCATGAGATCAATGCGGGCGGCGCCTTCGGACAGGCACAGCATCGCCTCCGCGGCGTTCCGGGCCGCGAGGACCTCGTACCCGGCCTCCTCCAGCAGGGTCTTGAGCACGGACCGCACCGAATCCTCGTCCTCCACCACCAGGAGGGTCCCTTCCCCGGGCTCGTCCGGATCCGGGGCGGGGGGTTCGGCCAGCGCCCCCGATTCCCCGGGAGGAACCCCAGGCAGGAGGATCTTGAAGGTGGTGCCCTTCCCGGGTTCGCTGTAGAGGAAGACGTACCCCCGGGACTGCTGGATGATCCCGAAGACCGTGGCCAGCCCCAGTCCCGTGCCCTTGCCCAGGCCCTTCGTGGTGAAGAAGGGCTCGAAGGCCCGCGCCTGGGTCTCCTTGTCCATGCCCACGCCGTTGTCGCTGACGGCGAGCGTCACGTAGGGGCCGGGGCGGGTGCCGGGGTGGGTCAGGGCGTAGCCCTCGTCCAGGTCCGCGTTGGCCGCCTCCAGCGTCAGCATGCCCCCGTCGGGCATGGCGTCCCGGGCGTTCACGGCCAGGTTCAGGATGACCTGGTCCATCTGGTTGGGATCGGCCTCGAAGGGGCGGAGGTCCGGCGCGATGGACAGCTTCACGTCGATGTCCTCCCCCAGCACCCGCTTCAGCAGGCCCGCGGAATTCCGGAGGACCTCGCCCAGGTCCAGGGTCCGCAGGGACATGACCTGCTGGCGGCTGAAGGTCAGGAGCTGGCGGGTGAGGCCCGCCGCCCTTTCCGACGCCGAAAGGATCAGGTCCACCGCCGGGGATTCCCCCCCCGTGAACTTGAGCTGTTCGGCACTGGTGTAGATGACCGTCAGGAGATTGTTGAAGTCGTGGGCGATGCCGCCGGCGAGCCTTCCCAGGGCCTCCATCTTGCTGGTCTGGCGGAGCTGTTCGTCCCGCTTGCGGATCACCTCCATGGCCTCCGCCAGGGCCTCGGTGCGGTCATGGACCCGGTTCTCCAACTCCCCCTGCTGGGAGCGGAGCCGCTGATTGGCCTCCTGGATCTCGTGGGCCCGGCGCACGATATCCACCTCCGCCTGGGAGGGATCCAGGCAGAAATCCCCGGGCGCGGTCCCGGTCTCCAGGCGCTTCTGGAGGATGTACTCCGTGACGTCCTCCACCTGGTGGAGGATGTACCGCACCTCCCCGTCGGGGCCCAGCACGGGATGATTGGTGGGGCTCCAGTACCGCTCCAGGTACCCCCCCCTCCCCGCCCTCCCGGATATCGTATTTCTGCACGGCCATGGAATCGTAGCGGCGGGTGGAGAGGACGCGCTCCAGGGAGCCTCTCAGGGTGGTGACGCCCGTGGCCTTCACTTCCTCCGGGTTGTCCGGGAAGACCTCGAAGATGCCCTTGCCCACGATCTCCGCCCGGACCGTCTGGGTCGCCTGCAGGTACTCCTCCGTCACGGCATGGATGGTCAGATCGGGCTGGAGGGCGAGGATCGCGGCGGGGAGGGCCTCGAAGATCCTCCGGAACTCCGATTCCGGATCCGTGGGCAACCTGTCTGTCGTTCCCATGACCACCTCGACGCGGATACAGCGGTCCTCGCGGAAGCCCAGCCATGGAAGCGCTTTCGAAGGGACCCGAACGAAGGCATGGACAGGTGCTGACCCATTCTAATGACCCGTTTCCCCGGATGCAAAGTGATGGTTTATATATGTATCTTGAATATCCATGGGTCCTTTTAGGCGGACCCGCCGGGGACCTGATCCACGTCTCAGGAACCAATCGTTTATTATGAATTTATCCTAATTATCCGGACACGCCGCCCGGATCCTATTTCCCGGCCACGCGCCCCAGCGCCTCCAGCACCCGCTCCGGCGTGAATGGCACATGGGTCACCCGGGCGCCGGTGGCATCGAACACGGCGTTGGCCAGGGCCGCGGCCACCGGCACCACGGGGGGTTCGCCGATGCCCTGGGTGGCCATGGCGCTGTTTTCCGCGAAGACCACCTCCATGCGCGGGATGGCGGAGAACCGGGGCAGGAGGTAGGTATCGAAGTTCCGGTCCAGGATCCGGCCGCCCTTGAAATGGATCTCCTCGCTGAGGGCCTGGCCGATGCCCATGGTGATGGCGCCCTCCACCTGCTGGCGGGCGCCGTCGGGGTTCACCACGAGGCCCACGTCCACGGCCTCCAGGAAGCGCTCCACGCGCACCTTCCCGGTGGCCTTGTCCACAGCCACCTGGGCCACGGCCACCACCAGGGCCTGGCGCCAGGCGCCGCAGGCCAGGCCGATGCCGCGGCCGGTGGGGCCGGGGGCGGGTTCCCAGCCGAAGGTCTCCACCGCCAGGTCCAGGAGGCGCAGGAGGCGGGCGTCGGTGACCAGGCGCCGGCGCAGGGTCACGGGGTCCACCCCGGCCTTGGCGGCCAGGGCGTCCAGTTGGCCTTCCCGGGCGAAGGCGTTGGTGTGGGCGTTGGGGGCCCGCCAGGCGCCGGTGCGCAGGGGATGGAGGCCGGGCACCGACGGGGCCCGGAACCGCGCCGTCTGCATCTCGTAGGGGAACTCCGCCTCCCCCAGGGAAACGCCGGACACGGTGGTGTCCCAGAAGGTGAGGGCCCCGCGGCCGGCATCCAGGCCGGAGCGGATCTTCACCACCGCCGCCGGGCGGAAGGTGTCCATGAAGAAGTCCTCCTCCCGGTTCCAGGCCAGCTGCACCGGGACGCCGGGCACCTGGCGCGCGATGCGGGCGGCCTCCGCGGCCCCGGGGCCCACCAGCTTGCCCCCGAACCCGCCGCCCACGAACGGGGTGATGATGCGGACCTTGTCCTCGCCCAGCCCCAGGGCCTTGGCCACCTCCTCCCGGATGACGAAGGGGGACTGGGTGGAGGCCCACACCGTCATGCGCCCCCCTTCCCATTTGGCCACGGAGGTGTGGGGTTCGAGGGTGGCGTGGCCTTCGTAGGCGTTGCGGTACTCCGCCTCCACGAGGGTGGCGGCCCGCTTCTCGCCGGCGGCCACATCCCCCCGGGAGAGGATCACGCGCTGGCCGGGCGCGGCCTTGTCCACGAGGTACGCGTGGATCCGGGCGTCATCCACGTCGGGCCCGGTCCCTTCGAAGGTGGCCTTCACCTGGGCGAGGGCCCTGCGGGCGGTGTCGGGCTGGGGATGCAGCACCGCCAGGAGGGTGCCGTCCCGCACGATGCGCACGCCCGGGATCCGTTCCGCGGCCGCGGTGTCGGCCGCGGCGAGGATCTGCCCATGGGCCGGGGGCCGGAGGACGCAGGCGTGGAGGGTTCCGGGAAACCGCAGGTCGCCGGCGTACCGCGCGGCGCCGGTGACCTTGGGGAGGGCGTCCTTGCGGGGGACGCGGTGTCCGATGAGGGTGCACTGGGAAAGGGGCTTGGGCTTGACCCGGCCCAGGCGCCGCTCCATCTTCCGCCCCTGGACCAGGGCCCCGAAGGTGGTGCGGCGCGTGGGATCCGCCTTCACCCAGATGGCGCCGTCCTTCAGCGCGAGGGCCGTGGGGGGCTCGCCCAGGGCCTTGGAGGCCATGGCCAGGAGCACCGCCCGCGCCTCCGCGGCGGCCCCCCGGATGACGGGGGCCGTGTGCCACATCGTGAGGGAGCCGCCGGTGGGCAGGTCCCAGGGGCAGAGGTCCGTGTCGCCCAGGAGCATGTCCACCTGGGCCGGGTCCAGCTCCAGTTCCTCGGCCACGAGCATGGCCAGCACCGTCATGGCGCCCTGGCCCAGTTCGGCCTTCCCCACGAAGCAGCCCACGCGGCCGTCCGCGGAGACCTTCAGGTAGGCGTTGAAGTCCTCGGGGTAGGCCCCGGGCCGCGTGGGCTCGATGGGAGCGGCGCCGGCGGGGCCCGAGAAGAAGAACGTGAGGGTGCCCGCCGCCGCGCCCTGAAGGAAGGTCCGCCTCTTCATCGCACACCTCCCATGGCCTTGCCCGCCGATTCCACGGCGTCCAGGATCCTCACGTGGGCCCCGCAGCGGCAGAGGTTCCCCTCCATGGCCTCCACGATCTCCGCCCGGGTCGCCCGGGGCTTCTTCTTGAGGAAGGCCCAGGCGGCCAGGATCATGCCCGAGGTGCAGTAGCCGCACTGGAAGGCATGGTGGTCCCGGAAGGCCTTCTGGACGGGATCCAGCTCGCCGCCCTTGGCCAGCCCTTCGATGGTGGTCACCGCCTTCCCCGCCACCTCCCCCACCTGGGTGGAGCAGGAGGGCACCGCCTCGAAGTCCACCAGCACCGTGCAGGCCCCGCACAGCCCCGCCTCGCACCCCACCTTGGTGCCGGTGAGCCCCAGCTCGTCCCGAAGGACCCAAACAAGCATCCGGTCCGGGGGACTGGTGACGGTGACCGGTTGGCCGTTGAGGGTGAAGGAGACGGTGGCGGTCATCGGAATCCTCCGGGGCGAAGACATGGGGTAGGGATGCCAAATTATAATCCTGGAGCCGGCGATAAAGGTTGGGACATGAAACCGGCAAAAAATCAGGACGGCGCCAGGATCGATCGCGAGGAGCGGTTCATTCTTTTCCCAGCGCCCCAGCGAGCCCTCTGCGCCCCAGCGTTTGATCCCTTACATGCCTGTTCCGGCGCGACTCGTACCATCGGCCCGGTAATTCATGAAAAAGATTAAACGCTGGGGCGCAGAGGGCTCGCTGGGGCGCTGGGAAAAGCAAAAGCTAAGGGCGCTTGAGTTCTTCTTCGTAGACCTTCAGATCGGACGGACTGAAGCAGCAGAAAACAACTTCCGCGATGGGATTGGGCTTGCCCAGAAATGCCCGCGTGGTTGAAACGGCGATCCGGCAGGCGCTTTCAACGGGGTAGCCAAAGATGCCCGTGCTGATGCTGGGAAAGGCGATGGAGTGGAGGGAATGCTCGGACGCCAATTCCAGGCACCGCACATAGCAGGAGGCAAGCACCTCCGCTTCGCCCCAGGTGCCGCCCCGCCAGACGGGACCCACCGTGTGGATGATGTGCTTCGCCGGAAGCCGGTAGCCCTTGGTGATCTTCGCGTCGCCGGGCTTGCAGCCCCCCAGCAACCGGCATTCATGCACCAGGTCGGGTCCAGCCGCACGGTGGATGGCGCCGTCCACCCCGCCTCCGCCCAGGAGGGAGGAATTGGCGGCATTCACGATGGCATCCAGATCCAATTGGGTGATGTCCGCGAGTTGGGCGCGCAGGATCGAGGTCATCGGGGAAGCCTAGCACCGAAGCCGCGCCGGCCCCAACCTTGCGATCCGAACGGGTCGCTCGACTTATTTCACCTCGTGTTCCGTTGCACCGGTGCAGGACGCAAACTGGAA is a genomic window containing:
- a CDS encoding prephenate dehydrogenase/arogenate dehydrogenase family protein, which encodes MRIGILGYGKFGQALGGLLEEGGCAYRALDPVAPVPAEYRAPDLETLVAASEFLALAVPVGALPEALDRVAPLVGPGQIVFDVASVKVLPAKWMAERLQGPHVGVHPLFGPVSLARAERPLRTVVCAVPGHRAAADRVTGLFRSLGCEVLEQSAEDHDRLMASTHALTFFLAKGLLEMGAGADLPFAPPSFHAIQRTLDAVREDASHLFTSIQNLNPFAGEARSKLLQALQAIDQGLAGPGGGGEVPAPASLPDLGQRSPALVEARARIDDLDRELVELLARRAELSRRAGRAKAALGAPVLDPGREASLLRDRRDWARAEGLDPDVVEGVFQAILRASRQVQGPGPR
- a CDS encoding OmpA family protein; this translates as MRKALVFLLAASAVGLMAQEGQSYGTIQGGAAFRKVANYFNDGPTFGLGAGHWFSDTWSLDLKALRTNQDVRATNSATHEYQGLVSALYNLNPGAPNWYPYLAAGTGMTRMHAPLVDGDKNKVNFHAGFGLMAHLTDRIIFQGDIKALRVSVNGGHSSEMLALAGIGYTWGGARKAVPAPPPPPAPEPVAKPEPPPPPPPPPPAPEPPKEEAKPVPPPPPPPPPPPARIVLDEAMLHFANGKVDIDAEGNAAVRKVAEGLKAYPGDYKLVVSGHTSSVGGKALNISLGKRRADAVARILAEAGIPAGRITTVGVGPDKPIADNATKEGQAKNRRVEIDVQVADARVEVRKQETQVQDTPAPAPRKPGKKTP
- a CDS encoding aldo/keto reductase, with protein sequence MRKRKIGNLEVSALGLGCMGMTHGYGPFPDRAAMIGLLRSAVDRGVTFFDTAEVYGPYTNEELVGEALQPLRAKVVIATKFGFGIGQPAVDGGPALDSRPENIRRVAEASLRRLRTDVIDLFYQHRVDPAVPIEDVAGAVKDLIQAGKVRHFGLSEASAATIRRAHAVQPVTALQSEYSIWERRLEGKILPVLEELGIGLVPYSPLGRGFLTGAMDHRTTFAEGDFRNNLPRFTEEARRANQALVDLLGRIGAPRHASPAQVALAWLLAQKPWIVPIPGTTKAARLEENLGAADLELGAGDLAEIEAAAKAMDVRGDRYPAPLERLTGR
- a CDS encoding NAD(P)-dependent alcohol dehydrogenase; translated protein: MPTNVRAYAATSPTDALVPYRFDRRDPRPDDVVIEILYCGVCHSDLHTARNDWGWSTYPIVPGHEIVGRVVEVGPRVTKFKAGDTVGVGCLVDSCRHCTPCQEGDEQYCGDFTGTYGGVDRHDHTPTQGGYSERIVVSDAFVLRIPDGLDLKGAAPLLCAGITTWSPLRHWKAGKGSRVAVVGLGGLGHMALKLAKALGAEVTLFTRSRGKEEDARRMGADHIVLSTDPAQMAGVAGRFDLILDTVPSLHDLNPYVPTLAPSGTLVLVGYLGGLEPALNTVPMILGRKSVAGSLIGGIRETQEMLDFCGQHGITSEVEVIRMQDINEAYERMLKSDVKYRFVIDIASLRS
- a CDS encoding TlpA family protein disulfide reductase, which encodes MASFGEWLEEKRTEGLGKGFSLLLIAAGVLGLGWLGVRAFSGGGGADARFVGRNVAGLALRDAEGRTRTLGEFSGQVVVLDFWATWCPPCRMSLPELAALQQAQGPAYAVVPVSLDRGGFGAVTPFFASNPSMALTAMVPADPAGLAKAVGEIEAIPTTLIVDRNGKVASAWMGYTPGRLDQELKAALGK
- a CDS encoding protease complex subunit PrcB family protein, which gives rise to MRSPFFIGRALALAVPALALAAAPSTPREAQAARIWRDSFGGKPTPGAEVLGDASAWNAFWRSQNRDTPAFDFTGAVAVVAYGGEKATGGYAVDFLEPTPQGNDLVVTWQVVPPPADAMVPQVLTRPWAVRAFPRPTGGVIVKQVNAD
- a CDS encoding Bcr/CflA family efflux MFS transporter, whose translation is MKGLVRSKGFSLFIAAMAAMPPLSIDLILPALVLMAGALGASPARVGLAISLFLLGFASSQLVLGPLSDRVGRRPVLLGSCLLFAAAGLGCALAGSLPVLLALRLAQGVAAGGCNVVIFAVVRDLFEGDEVRRKLATANALLGLAPMAAPALGALLLGAFGWRGMFAALGGGGLLLLAACALLLEESIGGRRRRVGAGQLARGYLEVLAARPVLGCTLVAGLSFGMLQAHVIGSSVLFMSFLHLSPRAYALVFSVIASGQILGALASGQFARLGYDHVRTLLAGILLGLTGSLVFLALGMAGRLSVATAAPALFLVTTALGLITPTAAHGVLAPMARMAGTASAVLGCIRMSGGALASALVSLTTHGTPAGMAGVMLVCSGGALAVWMLFLKPSGAREADPGVSLEA
- a CDS encoding response regulator produces the protein MLGPDGEVRYILHQVEDVTEYILQKRLETGTAPGDFCLDPSQAEVDIVRRAHEIQEANQRLRSQQGELENRVHDRTEALAEAMEVIRKRDEQLRQTSKMEALGRLAGGIAHDFNNLLTVIYTSAEQLKFTGGESPAVDLILSASERAAGLTRQLLTFSRQQVMSLRTLDLGEVLRNSAGLLKRVLGEDIDVKLSIAPDLRPFEADPNQMDQVILNLAVNARDAMPDGGMLTLEAANADLDEGYALTHPGTRPGPYVTLAVSDNGVGMDKETQARAFEPFFTTKGLGKGTGLGLATVFGIIQQSRGYVFLYSEPGKGTTFKILLPGVPPGESGALAEPPAPDPDEPGEGTLLVVEDEDSVRSVLKTLLEEAGYEVLAARNAAEAMLCLSEGAARIDLMVTDVIMPGMNGRELSEWVAKRHPGIKVLFLSGYTNDAILRHGVLEEGLPFLQKPFSTDQLRRKVREVLGGPRG